The genomic stretch TTATTTAGAAGAAATAAATCCACGATATATTTTCTTTCCACATTGGAGCTGGAGGGTTGAGACTGAAATACTAGAGAAGTATGAGTGCGTAGTTTTTCATACCGCCCCATTACCCTTTGGCAGAGGGGGTAGCCCAATACAAAATTTGATCTTAAAGGGGTTTAAGAGGGCGCCAGTATGTGCTTTAAGAATGACGCATGTGCTAGACGGTGGTCCAATATACGCTTCAATTGAGGTATCTCTAGAAGGTCCGCTATCAATGATCTTTCAAAGAATAGCTGCTTGTGTTCAGAGATTAATAGTGGCTATCTGCCTAGAGACTCCAGAGCCTAAAGAGCAGATTGGGTCACCATTCTTGTTTACAAGATTAAGTGAAAAAGAAAATGAGCTAATAGAAGGATGCACTCCAGCAATGATGTACGACAGAATAAGAATGGTTGATGGACCAGGTTATCCGAATGCTTTTATTGCTCATGACGGTTATCATATTGAATTTAGTAACGCCAATTTCAATAATAATATTTTGGAAGCGACGGCAAGATTTGTACCCAAAATTAATGTAAGAAAAGCTATAGCTGAAGATTCCATGGATGTATTAAATTGGAGGAATGATCAATTCACCAGGAAAATGTTTAAATCGGATAGGATTATTGGTTTGGGCGAGCATCAAAAGTGGTTTAGTGGTTATCTTGAGGGTGGAAACAATACTATATATATAGGAATATGGTCTGGAGAAAAAATTGGAGTCTGTCATTTTAATTATGACGAAGCAAAAGGAGAATCTGAGGTCTCTATTAATATTAACCCAGATTTTAGAGGAAAAGGTTTATCTGTAGATTTATTGTTAAATGCAGTTTTAAAATACAAGATGGATAATAATTCAACAATAAAGGCGGCAATTAAAATAGATAATGAAGCAAGTATAAATGTCTTTAAAAAATGTGGTTTTAATTTAAGCCATCAAGATCATAATTACTATTACTACTTATATAAATAGCCCTCATTAGCATGAAATTAGATCAATCCAAAGCTCTTGAACTTGAAAAAATAGTTGGAGTTGAATCACAAATAAAAGCCTTATATACTCTTTTAAAGATAAAAAAATACAACATTAGTAATACGGTAATCCCTACATTTACAGATCATAAGAAATTCGTCTTAAATCACCCTTATAGAGTTTGGTATCTGGTCAAGCGCCATCATAAATACATTGGTGCTGTATACATATTAAAAAATAATGCAATTGGAATTTCAGTTGAGGATAAAAAAAAATCTGCAATTAAAGACGTAATAAATATAATAATTAAGAAGCATAAGCCTTTAAAAGAAATTAAATCAGTCCGTCCCCCATGTTTTTATATTAATAGCTCCCCCAAAAATATCACATTGATGTCAACCTTAACCACGATGGGTTTCAAAGAAATTCAGAGGACCTACTTACTGGGGGAATAATCATGAAAATTTCAATTAACGGACGAGAAATAAGCCAAGAAGAGCCACCCTATATCATTGCAGAGTTATCTGCAAATCATAATGGTTCAATAGAGCTGGCTAAAAAGAATATAGATGCTGCCAAGGGTTGTGGTGTCAGTGCAATTAAATTGCAAACTTATAGTGCAGACACTATGACTATTAACTGCAATAAAAAAGACTTCATCGTAAATGGAGGGCCGTGGAGTGGGAGCAAATTGTATGATTTGTATCAAATTGCAGGCACTCCATATGAATGGCACGAAGAATTATTTGCATACGCACAAAATCAGAATTTAACAATCTTCTCAACCCCCTTTGACGAGTCAGCCGTTGATTTGCTGGAAGAATTGGATGCCCCTGCATATAAAATCGCATCTTTTGAACTAACTGATTTGCCGTTAATAAAATATATTGCTCAAACTAAAAAGCCAATTTTAATGTCAACAGGTATGGCTACTTTTAGTGAGATTGAGGAGGCAATTAATACGGCATATCGACATGGATGTAACCAATTATTGCTTTTTCATTGTATTAGTAGTTATCCCGCTCCAATAGATCAAGCAAATTTACTGCAAATCAATAAGTTGAAAGAACAATTTTCGGTTCCAATTGGTTTATCTGATCACACCATTGGTGATGTAGCATCTATAGCCTCAGTTGCAACTGGTGCGGTTGCAATTGAAAAGCACTTTACTTTAAGCAGACAAAATAAAGGTCCAGATAGCGAGTTTTCAATAGAGCCATCAGAAATGACTAATTTAGTCAGGCGCGCTAACGAGGCATGGAAGGCTATGGGGAGTGAATTGATTGTACGACCTAGTTCTGAGGATTTAAATAGAGCATTTAGAAGATCAATCTATTTTGTATCTGATATGAAAAAAGGTCAAAAAATATCAAGTAAGGATATAAGACGTATACGTCCAGGCTTTGGACTGGAGCCGAAATATTTTGATGAGTTGATTGGGAAAGAAGTGACTGAAGATGTATTTTATGGCGATCCAGTAAGTTGGGTAAAGCTTGATCTAAATAAAGAAAATTAATGCTGAAATGGATCTCGTTCGCAAAGAAATCAATCAGCTTTAGTCCCCTGTGGAAAAATAATATCGTGGATATATTGGCTCCGGTAGAAACTCAAATATTTCAAGTGGTATTGGATTCGCGGCTACGTATGTATGCTCAGACTAATCAATATTTGTCTAGAGAACTTCTAAAGAATCCAAATACGAAAATTGTTCAATTGGGGTGCTCAGGAGGCCTTTCAACTTGTATAAGTCTGAGTTCATTAGGGGAGCTTCCAAAGGATGATTTTTTAAAGGAAAAAACTTGTACAACTTGCATAAAAAATCAGTCGCATATTCAATACTCATATAAATATCCGCTAGATCAATCTAAATTAACGGCTGTTCAAGTGGAAACATTAGATGAAATTGAAAAAAAATTAGCACAGGAATTAAATATTTCTTGTGTTTTGGATTTTGAGTTAGATGGTATTAAGTTTTGTAAAATTGCTTTTTTTGATTGGGCGATAAGACTGAAGCTTACAGACAAAAGCCTTTTAGAGCATCATCATATTCAAGAATTTATCTACTCTCTTAAAGACTTATTTTATATTTATAACTCAACAAGCAGTCTAAATTTAAGAAATCAAAACTCTAACTATCTAATTTATATAAATGGAAACTATAGTCAAAACACATTATTGCGTGTAATATTTTCTAGAAATGGTATTAACTCTATTAGCGTGGAGCCACAACCATTCAGTAATAAATTACTTAATAAGATAGCGCTTAAGTCAGAAAGAGTCCCTCTAAAGAACTATGGCTTGGCTGAAGTTGATCTTGCTAAATTGGATGTTGATATTAATTCATTGCAGAGTATTTTAAATACTTTTAGCGCACGATTCCAGGGGAGGGAATACAACGCTTACACAACCTTAAATAAAAATCCTGAAACTAAAAATGAAGTTGAGAGATTAAATGGTTTTTGCCAGAAATTTAACAGGATACATACATATTTTGCGCATAGTTCTGATGAGGTCATACCTCATAGGGTGACTCATTCCTATGAGAGCGATAAAGACCATATTTTTGAGAATCAAGACGAAATCATTCGGTGGATTATTGATCAAGCAGAGAATTTTCCAAAAATAGGTTTTATCATCAGATTGCATCCTAGGATGGCAATTAATAAGCGAGATGGGTTCGAGTCAGCAGAACATTCGCGAATTAAAGAAATTTTGAGATCCAGGCCAACCCCTCAAAATGTAATGATATTTAGTGGAGATTCAAGGATCTCATCCTATTACTTAATATACAAATCTTGTTTAGTTCTTGTTGGTTGGTCTACGATTGGTTTGGAAGCGTTGGCTTTGGGAAAGCCGACAATTTCGTTGCTACCCAGTTTTGGAATGTATCCAGTGCGCGATTTTTCATTGCAGCCCGAGAGCAATGAAGAAGTGTTGGGATCAATTACTGGAGTTTTGCAATATGGTGAACCCGTAAGCAATCAGCTCGGCGCCTGGATCTCTTATGCGTATGAGCATCAATTTATTCAAATACCCGTATTCAGGCAATTTGATGGAATGCTAGGTGTCATTGGCTACATTTTTCATAAAATTACTAGTTCTTGTCGAATGGTTCTAGTAGAGTTTGCTGTGCTGAGTCTTTTTTGTGGAAAAAGGATCGCATTTAGCAGATCATTAGCAATTGATGAGAACAAAAAAATTGTCGCTGCTTCGGATGCGCAAATTATCAGCCTGTTTTCCGATCATCAAAAAAAATGGAAGACTTTGATGTTTCAATACGGAAAGTAGCGTCAATGTAAAATGTAAACCTCTATCTTAATTATCTGCAGAATGATTGCCAAATGACTAAGTGACGGAATTTAAAGGGGTTGATGCTCATTATCTCAGGCCAGTTAAATATATGGATTGGAAAGTGTGCTGCTTAATGCATTGTTTGATAGTTGACCATGAATTTTACGGCTTAGTAAGATACTTAGCTATTTAGACAAGATCTAAATCTTACTTATTAATGTAGTAAGGTCAGTATTACGATAATAAAAAAGGAGTCACATTGATGTGCGCGCCAATTTGCCTGTTTGTATATTCAAGAAAATCACACACAGAGAGAACGGTAGAAGCATTATTAAAAAATTCACTGGCGAGTCAGAGCGACTTAATAATATTTTCGGATGCCGCACGCACATCTCTAGAAGCGCAAGATGTTTCGGCGGTCAGGGACTATATTGAAAACATTAATGGTTTTAAGTCAATAAAAATAATCTATCGAGAATCAAATTATGGTTTGGCAAAGTCGATTTGTGATGGAGTATCTCAGGCTTTAAATGAGTATGAAAGCGCCATCATCTTGGAGGATGATTTAGTAACCTCTCCATATTTTTTGCAGTACATGAATGAAGCACTTGAGTTTTACTCAGGAAATGAGTCGGTTATTAGTATTCATGGGTATGTCTATCCTATATACGGCTTATTACCTGAGGCATTTTTTCTAAAAGGGGCTGATTGTTGGGGTTGGGCAACATGGAGAAGGGGCTGGAAGATATTTAATTCAAACTCAGATGAATTATTAGATGGGCTTAATAAGGCTGGCTTAATTTACGAATTTGATTATGATGGAAATTATGCTTTTAGCAAAATGCTGAAGAATCAGGCAAAAGGTAAAAATAAATCGTGGGCAATTAGGTGGCATGCCTCAGCTTTTTTAGCTGGAAAGCTGACTTTACATCCGGGGCGAAGTTTGGTGAGAAATATTGGACATGATGCAAGCGGCATCCACTGTAGTAGTACGGATCAATTTGATGTGAGATTGGCTGAAACACCAATACAGTTCAAGGGAGTTAAAATTGAAGAATCACCAATCGCTAGGGATTTATTCATTAATTTCTTCAAAAAAAATAGAAAGAAATTTATTTCACGAGTAATCAACAATCTTATAAAACGAATCAGTAAATTTCGCAGATTGATTTATTGAATTGAATGCATATTATTAAAGAGCCGCTTGTAAATCAATATAAGTAGATAATTTATGACAAATTGTAAGCTATGTAATTCAAATATGCATATTAGTGGAACAATTAAGAGTTCTGATATTGTTTATTTTTGGAAAAGATTGGGTATTTCAGTTGAAAGATTATTTAGTCAGGATTTCCTTGAAAAATTTGAGTGTGAGGAATGCGGGTTGGGATATTATCTTCCATTGTCAGCGGGAGATAACTTATTTTACGGAGATTTAACAAGATTAAATTGGTATTACCAACATGCTGGTAAAACTGAATTTGATTTTGCAGGAAAGTATATTAAGCCAGCCATGAGAGTTTTGGATGTTGGATGTGGAATTGGAGAATTTTCTTCGCATTTGAGTTCAGAGGTTGTTTATTTAGGTGCGGAGTTTAGCTCTAAATCAGTCCAGATTGCAAAAGAAATGGGTAGAAATGTTGTTGAATTAGACATTACCAATTGTGATCAAAAGCTCTACGGTACGTTTGATGTAGTGGTGTGTTTTCAGGTTTTGGAGCATATTTCTGAAATCAATTTATTTCTGGAATCTCTAAAACGACTTTGTAAGCCCAAGGGAAAGATTATCATTGCTGTCCCTAATAATGATGGTTTTATTGCTAAAGCAGTTAATAATATTTTAAATTTACCACCACACCATCTGCTTTATTGGAATAGAAATTCTCTAGAATATATCTCATATAAGCATCAATTAACTCTCATTGAATATTTTGAGGAGTCTCTCACGCCTATTCATAGAGCATGGTACCAGTCTGTAAAGATTAACAATTGGCTTGATTCAGCGTTAGGGCGAGATAAAAAGATATTGGATATATCAATATTTGGAAGAACAATTAATTTAATCTCAAAGATAGCTGCAAGAATCATTGCCCCATTTGCCTATGTGGGCAATATTTCCGGTCATACGTCAATCATAGTCTTTGAAAATTAAATGAAAAAATTTTCCCCATACAAAGATTCTCAGGTTTTAATTACAGGCGGTTTGGGTTTTATCGGCTCTAATCTTGCTCGCGCTTTAGTAGCGTTGGGTGCAAAAGTCACGTTAGTCGACAGTCTAATTCCAATATACGGCGGAAACCTTTTTAATATTAATGATATTCGCGCAAAGGTCGATGTAAATTTCTGTGATATTCGCGATCCATATGCAATTGAGTACTTAGTCAAAGGTAAAAATTATTTATTTAATTTAGCGGGTCAAACTAGTCACATTGATTCAATGACGGACCCACAAACAGACTTGGCCATTAACGCACAGGCACAACTCTCAATTTTAGAGTCTTGCAGAAAGCATAACCTTTCAATCAAAATTGTTTTTGCTAGTACAAGACAAATTTATGGAAGGCCACAATATCTGCCTGTTGATGAGATGCATTCAATAGTGCCAGTAGATGTCAATGGTATTAATAAATTAGCAGGTGAGTGGTATCACATGCTTTATAGTCAAATCTATGGCATCAGGTCTTGCGCTTTAAGATTAACCAATACATACGGTCCGGGCATGAGGGTCAAAGATGCACGACAGACATTTTTGGGAATATGGATCCGCTCAATCATTGAGGGAGCTCCAATACAAATATTTGGTGATGGAATGCAAGTTCGAGACTTCAATTACATTGATGATTGTGTAAGTGCAATGCTAATGGCGGGGTTGAGTAACGATGCTAACGGAAAAATTTATAACCTAGGCCATTCTGAGGTGATTAGCCTAAAGTCATTAGCAGAATTGATGATAGATATTTTTGGGTATGGATCTTGCAAACTAATTCCTTTCCCGGCCGATAGGAAGGCTATAGACATAGGTGATTACTATAGTGATTTTTCAAAAATAAAAAAGGATCTTGGTTGGAGTCCTGGGGTTAAGTTATTAAAGGGATTACAAAAGACAATAAATTTTTATTCGAAAAATAGAGAGCACTATTGGGGTATAGATCAATGATCTTAATGAATAATTTTCAACTAGAGTCAGATGATCTCAAATCCGAGGAATTGGATGCCATTAAGCGGGTCATTGATTCTGGTTGGTACATTCTCGGGCCGGAACTTGAGCGGTTTGAAAATGAGTGGAGTAGTTCATGCGGCTTTCATTATTCGTTGGGGGTTGGTAATGGCATGGATGCCATTGAAATCGCATTACGTAGCGCCGGGATTGGTGTGGGTGATGAGGTTATTACTACCCCAATGACTGCTTTTGCTTCTGTGCTAGCGATTATTCGTGCAGGCGCAACTCCAGTATTGGCTGATATAGATTTCGATACTGGGCTGCTTTCTCGTGAAAGTGTCAAAAGATGCATTACTTTAAAAACTCGCGCAGTTCTATTAGTTCATCTATATGGTCAATTAAGAGATATGCTTGAGTGGCAATCTTTATGTCAAGAGCATTCCCTGGCCTTAATTGAAGACTGCGCACAAGCACATCTTTCACAATATCGTGGTCACTATGCTGGCAGCTTTGGCATTGCGGGTGCATATAGTTTCTACCCAACTAAAAATCTTGGTTGTCTAGGCGATGGCGGAATGCTGGTAACCAATACCAAGTCAATTGCTGAAAAGGCGGCAATACTAAGAAATTATGGGCAATCAAAGAGGTATTATCATGATGAAATTGGATTAAATAGTCGTCTAGATGAGATACAAGCCGCTATTTTAAGTGTTAGGTTAAAGTGGTTGCCTGAGTTCACCAAAAGACGCCAAGAGATTGCAGGAAGGTATCGCCATGAAATCACGAATACAAAAATACAGCATTTACTAGATCCCCAAGATAAAAAAGCACATGTTTACCACCTATTCGTCATAACATCACAGTTTAGGGATCAGTTGCTTGAATATTTAAAGGCAAATGACATTCAATCCTTTATTCATTATCCAGTACCAGTTCATCAACAAGTGCCGTGCAAGGATATTGCAAGAGACCAAGCCGGCTTAAAGAACGCAGAAAGTCATGCCGCTAATTGCCTATCAATACCATGTCATCCACAAATGAGTGATGGTGATGTAAATAGGGTTATTTCAGTGCTAAATCAATTTAATTAATATTATATGAAGCATAACTATTGCACGCTTTTTGATAGTGGATACTTAATCAAGGGCGTTGCAATGATTCTAAGTTTGCTAAAGCATAATCCTGAATCATACATTCATGTGCTGTGTATGGATCAAGATACCTACGAAATTCTTAAAATTCTTGAAATCAAAAATGTCTGTTTGATAAGGGTAGAAGAGATCGAAGACGAAGATCTGATTGCGGTAAAAAATAAACGGGGTAGGGCTGAATATTGCTGGACGCTATCACCATGTTTGCCTCATTATGTGCTCAAAAAAAATTCTGAAATCGAATTTATAACCTATCTTGATGCTGACTTGTTCTTTTATTCTTCCGTAGAGCCAATTTACCTAGAACTTCAGAGTGGATCAATTGCTATTACGGAGCACAAATTTTCTGACCCATTCAAGGATAGGGAGGTTAATGGAAGATTTTGTGTTCAATGGGTAAGTTTTAGAAGGAATGCTGAGGGCATGGCCTGCCTCCAAAGATGGCGTGATCAGTGCATTGAGTGGTGCTTTTATCGCCTCGAAGATGGAAAAATGGGAGATCAAAAATATTTAGATGAGTGGCCAGATCGATATCCATCCTGCCATATTGTTCAGCACCCTGGAGTTGGAATTGCGCCCTGGAATTTTTCACAATATCAGTTTGATGAGCTCGACGATGGATTGATCAGAGTAAACGGCGCACCTCTAATTTTTTATCATTTTCATCAATTGCAAATTTTGGAGGATGAAAGGTTTGATAGGTTATCTAATGTGTACAGAATCGATGGAATTGAGCCAAATTTAGTTTACGAGGTTTACGAGAATGCATTAATCGAAGTGCTTAAAAAAATTCGTATGGTGTCCCCTGGTTTTTGTGCTGGGATTCAACGATCAAAAAAAATTGCAATTAGAAGATGGATTCAAAAAAATATTCCCGCCAGCATCAAAAATATTGCTCGTAAATACATTAGATTATGAAAATTTCAATTATTACGGTTGTATTTAACGCTAGAAAAACGATTGAGCGTTCAATTAGATCTGTCTTATCGCAAAAAAAAGTTGACATTGAATATATATTGATTGATGGGGGTTCGACTGACGGAACTGCTGAATTTCTAAAAGCAAATGAGGATTTATTTGATGTATTCGTGTCGGAGCCTGATAAAGGGATTTATGATGCAATGAATAAGGGTATCTCGCTCTCGACAGGCGAGATAATTGGATTTCTAAATTCAGATGACTTCTATGAGGACGAATTTGTCTTAAGTAATGTTCTGGATGGCTTTTTGACTAAGAATGTTGAGGCTGTTTACGGCGATGTAGTCTATTTCAATCAGGATTCGCCCGAAAAAGTGGATCGGTATTACAGTTCAAAAATTTTTAAACCAAAATATCTTAAATACGGAATTATGCCTGCACATCCATCATTATTTTTTAAAAAAATAATTTATGATAAATATGGGTTATTTGATCCAAGATTTAAAATTGCAGGGGATTTTGAGTTGGTCGCAAGAATTTTCGGCAACCAAAAGATTCTTTCCGCATATATTCCACGTATAATGGTCAGAATGCAGCTGGGTGGTATTAGCAATATGAATATGGAATCGATTTCTATTATAAATGATGAAATCATTCAAGCGTGTAAATTAAATGGTATTAAAACAAGCAAAATTAAGATTTTATTTCGCTACCTTTTTAAATTAAATCAATTAAGATTTTTCTCAAGTTAAAGCATTATTAATGTTTGCATCATTTTCTCGTTATTACAATCTTTTTATTGAACTAACAAAGCAAGAATTTTCAGGAAGATATCACGGCTCATTCGGGGGTTTATTTTGGTCGTTTCTGCAACCACTTTTTTTACTCTCCGTATATACTATTGCCTTCGGGGTGATTCTAAAGGCTCGTTGGGGGTTTGCTGGTGGTACGGTTGAATATGCGTTCATGCTATTTGCCGGCATGATTGTTTTTAACGCATTTTCTGAGGTGTTGACTAAGTCAGCTTCGTTAATAACAAGCAATCCTAATTTCGTAAAAAAAGTGGTATTTCCTCTCCAGATATTACCTGTAATATCTACTTCAGTAGCGCTAACTCATATTCTAATTAATACTTTAGTATGGCTTGCTGGTTACTGGCTTATTATTGGGTACATAAATGTAAGCGTTTTATACTTTCCACTTATTTTGCTCTGCTTAATTCCTTTGTTATTGGGCGTTGGTTGGTTATTTTCTGCGGTGGGGGTATTAGTGCGTGATATTCAACAGATTACTGGAATGCTTAATCACACCCTTTTATTTCTAACGCCTATTTTTTATAGTGTTGAGGCGGCTCCACCAACACTTCAAAAGTTATTAATGCTGAACCCACTAACATTTATTGTTGAGCAATTTCGCCTTGTATTATTTTATGGGCATCCTCCTGCGCTCAAGGCGCTGACAATTTATTTGCTATTGGCCTCCTTTTTTGCTTTGGGGTCTTATATATTTTTTCAACGGTTGCGTCCAAACTTTGCGGATTTAGTTTAGTCAATGAGCGATATAGCTATAAAAGTTAATAACGTTAGTAAGCGCTACCGTTTGTTTGATAACCAGGGTTTACGCTTGTTGCATTTGGTATATTCAAAACGTATAAAAGGCATGGTGGAAATCTGGGCACTAAAAAATATTAATCTTGAAATTAAAAAAGGCGAGGCGGTTGCTATTATTGGACGCAATGGTGGCGGTAAGAGCACATTACTAGAAATCCTAACGGGAACATTAACTCCATCAATTGGTAGTGTTAAAGTTAATGGCAGAGTCTCGGCTTTATTGGAATTAGGAAGCGGATTTAATCCTGAGTATTCGGGAAGAGATAACGTTATTCTAAATGGGCTTTTATTGGGGCTTGGTAAGGATGAAATAATTAGCCGATTTTCGGAAATTGAAGCATTTGCGGAAATTGGCACGGCTATAGAGCATCCAGTTAAGACATATTCAAGTGGGATGTTGATGCGTTTGGCGTTTGCTGTTCAGGTAATATGTGATCCTGATATATTGATTATTGATGAGGCATTAGGAGTCGGCGATTTCTTCTTTCAAAGTAAATGCATAAAATATATTCGCGAATTACTTGCGCGTGGTGTAACGCTATTATTTGTTTCGCATGATATGCAAATGGTGCGCGATCTATGTAGTAAGGCTATTTTTTTGGAGGCTGGAAAAGTTGCTTATTTTGGAGAGAGTATTTCTGCAATACACGCCTATATGGGATTGACGAAGAGAGATGGAGATGAGGTGGCAAGTCCGGATAATGGCATGTTAGAAGAGGGTGTAATCTTTTCTCAATTATCTAGCACTAAATCGTCTTATATAAAAAAAATTGAAGTATACGATGAAGATGGGCGTCCAACACTGTCAGTTGCTATGGGGTCGAGGCTGAGTGTAAAGGTTACATA from Polynucleobacter sp. AP-Jannik-300A-C4 encodes the following:
- a CDS encoding GNAT family N-acetyltransferase, with the translated sequence MTSYVIASSKSWFSTYSNVEVFNGLKIHEISKKEDLNLTYLEEINPRYIFFPHWSWRVETEILEKYECVVFHTAPLPFGRGGSPIQNLILKGFKRAPVCALRMTHVLDGGPIYASIEVSLEGPLSMIFQRIAACVQRLIVAICLETPEPKEQIGSPFLFTRLSEKENELIEGCTPAMMYDRIRMVDGPGYPNAFIAHDGYHIEFSNANFNNNILEATARFVPKINVRKAIAEDSMDVLNWRNDQFTRKMFKSDRIIGLGEHQKWFSGYLEGGNNTIYIGIWSGEKIGVCHFNYDEAKGESEVSININPDFRGKGLSVDLLLNAVLKYKMDNNSTIKAAIKIDNEASINVFKKCGFNLSHQDHNYYYYLYK
- a CDS encoding bifunctional 2-polyprenyl-6-hydroxyphenol methylase/3-demethylubiquinol 3-O-methyltransferase UbiG produces the protein MHISGTIKSSDIVYFWKRLGISVERLFSQDFLEKFECEECGLGYYLPLSAGDNLFYGDLTRLNWYYQHAGKTEFDFAGKYIKPAMRVLDVGCGIGEFSSHLSSEVVYLGAEFSSKSVQIAKEMGRNVVELDITNCDQKLYGTFDVVVCFQVLEHISEINLFLESLKRLCKPKGKIIIAVPNNDGFIAKAVNNILNLPPHHLLYWNRNSLEYISYKHQLTLIEYFEESLTPIHRAWYQSVKINNWLDSALGRDKKILDISIFGRTINLISKIAARIIAPFAYVGNISGHTSIIVFEN
- a CDS encoding ABC transporter permease, with the translated sequence MFASFSRYYNLFIELTKQEFSGRYHGSFGGLFWSFLQPLFLLSVYTIAFGVILKARWGFAGGTVEYAFMLFAGMIVFNAFSEVLTKSASLITSNPNFVKKVVFPLQILPVISTSVALTHILINTLVWLAGYWLIIGYINVSVLYFPLILLCLIPLLLGVGWLFSAVGVLVRDIQQITGMLNHTLLFLTPIFYSVEAAPPTLQKLLMLNPLTFIVEQFRLVLFYGHPPALKALTIYLLLASFFALGSYIFFQRLRPNFADLV
- a CDS encoding glycosyltransferase family 2 protein; translation: MKISIITVVFNARKTIERSIRSVLSQKKVDIEYILIDGGSTDGTAEFLKANEDLFDVFVSEPDKGIYDAMNKGISLSTGEIIGFLNSDDFYEDEFVLSNVLDGFLTKNVEAVYGDVVYFNQDSPEKVDRYYSSKIFKPKYLKYGIMPAHPSLFFKKIIYDKYGLFDPRFKIAGDFELVARIFGNQKILSAYIPRIMVRMQLGGISNMNMESISIINDEIIQACKLNGIKTSKIKILFRYLFKLNQLRFFSS
- a CDS encoding DegT/DnrJ/EryC1/StrS aminotransferase family protein: MNNFQLESDDLKSEELDAIKRVIDSGWYILGPELERFENEWSSSCGFHYSLGVGNGMDAIEIALRSAGIGVGDEVITTPMTAFASVLAIIRAGATPVLADIDFDTGLLSRESVKRCITLKTRAVLLVHLYGQLRDMLEWQSLCQEHSLALIEDCAQAHLSQYRGHYAGSFGIAGAYSFYPTKNLGCLGDGGMLVTNTKSIAEKAAILRNYGQSKRYYHDEIGLNSRLDEIQAAILSVRLKWLPEFTKRRQEIAGRYRHEITNTKIQHLLDPQDKKAHVYHLFVITSQFRDQLLEYLKANDIQSFIHYPVPVHQQVPCKDIARDQAGLKNAESHAANCLSIPCHPQMSDGDVNRVISVLNQFN
- the pseI gene encoding pseudaminic acid synthase, whose protein sequence is MKISINGREISQEEPPYIIAELSANHNGSIELAKKNIDAAKGCGVSAIKLQTYSADTMTINCNKKDFIVNGGPWSGSKLYDLYQIAGTPYEWHEELFAYAQNQNLTIFSTPFDESAVDLLEELDAPAYKIASFELTDLPLIKYIAQTKKPILMSTGMATFSEIEEAINTAYRHGCNQLLLFHCISSYPAPIDQANLLQINKLKEQFSVPIGLSDHTIGDVASIASVATGAVAIEKHFTLSRQNKGPDSEFSIEPSEMTNLVRRANEAWKAMGSELIVRPSSEDLNRAFRRSIYFVSDMKKGQKISSKDIRRIRPGFGLEPKYFDELIGKEVTEDVFYGDPVSWVKLDLNKEN
- a CDS encoding ABC transporter ATP-binding protein; its protein translation is MSDIAIKVNNVSKRYRLFDNQGLRLLHLVYSKRIKGMVEIWALKNINLEIKKGEAVAIIGRNGGGKSTLLEILTGTLTPSIGSVKVNGRVSALLELGSGFNPEYSGRDNVILNGLLLGLGKDEIISRFSEIEAFAEIGTAIEHPVKTYSSGMLMRLAFAVQVICDPDILIIDEALGVGDFFFQSKCIKYIRELLARGVTLLFVSHDMQMVRDLCSKAIFLEAGKVAYFGESISAIHAYMGLTKRDGDEVASPDNGMLEEGVIFSQLSSTKSSYIKKIEVYDEDGRPTLSVAMGSRLSVKVTYCANQNDEPFHISMLILNRLSQLVFSGGTYTNNFNIEPGVFSVKFTISFPIEAGEYGIKFNAGIISELGVGEIIDETPLLGPISVCFDYSKVKAPFYGQYHMPVVIESC
- a CDS encoding glycosyltransferase, which encodes MCAPICLFVYSRKSHTERTVEALLKNSLASQSDLIIFSDAARTSLEAQDVSAVRDYIENINGFKSIKIIYRESNYGLAKSICDGVSQALNEYESAIILEDDLVTSPYFLQYMNEALEFYSGNESVISIHGYVYPIYGLLPEAFFLKGADCWGWATWRRGWKIFNSNSDELLDGLNKAGLIYEFDYDGNYAFSKMLKNQAKGKNKSWAIRWHASAFLAGKLTLHPGRSLVRNIGHDASGIHCSSTDQFDVRLAETPIQFKGVKIEESPIARDLFINFFKKNRKKFISRVINNLIKRISKFRRLIY
- a CDS encoding NAD-dependent epimerase/dehydratase family protein; its protein translation is MKKFSPYKDSQVLITGGLGFIGSNLARALVALGAKVTLVDSLIPIYGGNLFNINDIRAKVDVNFCDIRDPYAIEYLVKGKNYLFNLAGQTSHIDSMTDPQTDLAINAQAQLSILESCRKHNLSIKIVFASTRQIYGRPQYLPVDEMHSIVPVDVNGINKLAGEWYHMLYSQIYGIRSCALRLTNTYGPGMRVKDARQTFLGIWIRSIIEGAPIQIFGDGMQVRDFNYIDDCVSAMLMAGLSNDANGKIYNLGHSEVISLKSLAELMIDIFGYGSCKLIPFPADRKAIDIGDYYSDFSKIKKDLGWSPGVKLLKGLQKTINFYSKNREHYWGIDQ